A DNA window from Litorivicinus lipolyticus contains the following coding sequences:
- a CDS encoding DUF3501 family protein — protein sequence MPHISRDSLLSLEQYHRQRDTLRTEAIECKNQRRIYLGDHVTLAFENEVTLRYQIQEMLRIEKTFDDEGIEDELEAYNPLIPDGTNWKATMMIEYVDADERAQRLMELKGVENHLYVQIAGCDRIYAIADEDLERANETKTSAVHFVRFELDPGSINAVKAGQSIAMGIDHAAYNVRVDEISPEAQGSLTQDLA from the coding sequence ATGCCACATATCAGCCGTGACTCTCTGCTGTCGCTTGAGCAGTATCACCGCCAGCGCGACACCCTTCGCACCGAAGCGATTGAGTGCAAAAATCAGCGCCGTATCTACCTTGGAGATCATGTCACCTTGGCATTTGAGAACGAGGTTACCCTGCGTTATCAAATTCAAGAGATGCTACGGATTGAAAAAACCTTCGACGATGAGGGCATTGAGGATGAACTGGAAGCCTACAATCCGCTGATCCCAGATGGCACCAACTGGAAAGCGACGATGATGATTGAGTATGTCGATGCCGATGAGCGAGCCCAACGCTTGATGGAACTTAAGGGCGTCGAGAATCACCTATACGTTCAAATCGCCGGCTGTGATCGAATTTACGCCATCGCCGATGAGGACCTTGAACGCGCTAATGAGACCAAAACCTCCGCCGTGCACTTTGTCCGATTTGAGCTGGACCCGGGCAGCATTAATGCGGTCAAGGCCGGTCAAAGCATCGCAATGGGTATTGATCATGCGGCCTATAACGTCCGGGTCGACGAAATCTCACCCGAAGCACAGGGATCGCTGACACAAGATCTGGCGTAG
- a CDS encoding transglycosylase domain-containing protein: MRASLKAWWGAWLGVLVLVTGLTGEWLIHASALPLTALGQQSLVLATAEGHWLHVRVSEDRYRLAPQGRISQTYIDLLLAYEDRRFWTHGGVDAVAIVRAATNNLAHGGIVSGASTLSMQVSRLLRPHARTLAGKASQALGALWLERHFSKQDILNAYFTLAPFGANVEGIEMASRYWFNKAPRDLSHAESALLVALPQSPARHRPDTHPVQARAARDRVLRKGFESGLLSYQAYQDAILSPLPSQPHRFAQGNHHLADRAQMAGHSGRVTTTIQSALQDQVSQLSQRWWLPERENLSVLVVGRDGALLAHAGSTGYFDSQRKGAIDFSQRFRSPGSTLKPLIYAMAETAGVLRYEEVYVDAPHDFGGYSPVNFDRSNKGAQTFGKALAQSHNRAAVEALDRLSPAAFMARVRQAGIDVEGETNLSAAVGGIGVSLQSVAGLYIAFLNGGEARRVTWVARDQAAPGQSIIDEPSAARTNFHLRQAALPANVPRRGVLNNFGLKTGTGPRGSDTLAIAYTDHFVVAVWVGSPDNDPRPHSTGLASAAPLALEVLGLLPESAAPYSVATGPPIPRHDSGRPSIHLAFPADGTELAFPPGERRITPVIVGATYPVTVVLNDRYVQTLDKPGDAVEFPSAGFWALAYTDAESSQLAGKVRVWSTHD; the protein is encoded by the coding sequence GTGCGCGCTAGCCTGAAGGCATGGTGGGGCGCCTGGCTGGGGGTCCTGGTGCTGGTCACGGGCCTGACTGGCGAGTGGCTCATTCACGCCTCGGCCCTGCCACTAACCGCGCTGGGTCAGCAAAGCCTGGTGTTAGCGACGGCGGAGGGTCATTGGCTGCACGTGCGGGTATCCGAGGATCGGTATCGGTTAGCGCCCCAGGGCAGGATCAGCCAGACCTACATCGATTTGTTGCTGGCCTACGAGGACCGCAGGTTTTGGACCCATGGTGGCGTTGATGCGGTCGCAATTGTGCGCGCGGCGACAAATAACTTGGCCCATGGCGGCATTGTGTCAGGGGCATCGACGCTGTCGATGCAGGTCAGCCGGTTGCTGCGGCCGCATGCGCGGACGTTGGCAGGTAAAGCCAGCCAAGCGCTCGGTGCTCTGTGGTTGGAGCGTCATTTTTCCAAGCAGGACATTTTGAATGCGTATTTCACCTTGGCGCCGTTTGGCGCAAACGTGGAGGGCATCGAGATGGCCAGCCGGTATTGGTTTAACAAAGCCCCGCGTGATCTGAGCCATGCCGAATCAGCGTTGTTGGTGGCGCTGCCACAGAGCCCGGCCCGGCACCGCCCGGACACACATCCGGTGCAGGCGAGGGCGGCGCGGGACCGTGTGCTGCGCAAGGGCTTTGAGAGCGGACTGCTGAGTTACCAGGCCTATCAAGACGCTATCCTGAGTCCGCTGCCAAGCCAGCCACACCGGTTTGCGCAGGGCAACCATCACCTGGCGGATCGCGCCCAGATGGCGGGGCATAGTGGGCGGGTGACGACGACGATCCAATCCGCGTTACAGGATCAGGTCAGCCAATTATCCCAGCGTTGGTGGCTGCCCGAGCGCGAGAACCTGTCGGTGTTGGTCGTTGGCCGCGACGGGGCCTTGCTGGCCCACGCCGGCTCCACGGGATATTTTGATAGCCAGCGCAAAGGCGCGATCGATTTTTCTCAGCGCTTTCGCTCACCCGGCTCGACGTTAAAGCCGCTGATATACGCCATGGCCGAAACGGCGGGGGTGCTGCGTTATGAGGAAGTCTACGTGGATGCGCCGCATGATTTTGGCGGCTACAGCCCGGTGAACTTTGATCGCTCCAACAAAGGCGCACAAACCTTTGGCAAGGCATTGGCGCAATCGCACAACCGGGCGGCGGTCGAGGCCTTGGACCGGTTATCGCCAGCCGCCTTCATGGCGCGGGTGCGCCAGGCGGGCATTGATGTCGAGGGTGAAACCAACTTGTCGGCGGCGGTTGGTGGCATCGGGGTGTCATTGCAATCCGTGGCGGGCCTGTATATCGCGTTTTTAAATGGGGGCGAGGCCAGGCGCGTTACTTGGGTCGCACGCGACCAGGCTGCGCCGGGTCAATCCATCATCGATGAACCATCCGCCGCCCGAACTAACTTCCATTTGCGCCAGGCCGCGTTGCCGGCGAATGTCCCACGTCGAGGCGTCCTAAATAATTTCGGATTAAAAACCGGAACAGGTCCGCGTGGCAGCGACACCTTAGCGATCGCCTACACCGATCATTTCGTGGTGGCGGTGTGGGTGGGCAGCCCAGACAACGACCCACGCCCGCACAGCACAGGGCTGGCATCGGCCGCCCCCTTGGCGCTTGAGGTGCTTGGGCTTTTGCCCGAGTCGGCCGCCCCCTATTCGGTGGCGACGGGGCCACCGATCCCGCGACACGACTCGGGTCGCCCATCAATACACCTGGCCTTCCCAGCGGACGGAACCGAGTTGGCGTTTCCACCCGGTGAACGGCGCATTACGCCTGTGATTGTCGGGGCGACGTATCCGGTCACGGTGGTGCTGAATGATCGATATGTGCAGACATTGGACAAACCCGGTGATGCGGTTGAGTTTCCAAGTGCTGGGTTCTGGGCGCTGGCGTATACGGATGCTGAGTCAAGTCAGTTGGCCGGGAAAGTTAGGGTGTGGTCGACCCACGATTGA